The proteins below come from a single Dryobates pubescens isolate bDryPub1 chromosome 43, bDryPub1.pri, whole genome shotgun sequence genomic window:
- the LOC128899311 gene encoding oocyte zinc finger protein XlCOF15-like: MEHGEQLFSCETCGKSVTRGSDLSIHRRTHTGEQPFSCETCGKRFSQGSHLRRHHLTHTGEKPFSCDSCGKRFSRSSHLGQHHLTHTTEKSSTYKDCGKTFTHSATLRQHRSVHGTEESFSCLDCGKKVKHSSSLSIHRRIHTGEHLFPCAVCGKSFTTSTSYIRHQLIRSGEKPYSCADCDKSVTCRSKLIQHRRVHTRDKPFTCPDCGKSFTQKGHLNVHCATHTRAQPTLEGRHRVTQNLLG, translated from the coding sequence ATGGAGCATGGTGAGCAGCTTTTCAGTTGTGAGACCTGTGGCAAGAGTGTCACACGGGGCTCTGATCTCAGCATCcaccgccgcacccacactGGTGAGCAGCCCTTCAGTTGTGAGACCTGTGGCAAGAGGTTCAGCCAGGGCTCTCATCTCAGGCGACACCACCTCACCCACACAGGTGAGAAGCCCTTCAGTTGTGACAGCTGTGGGAAGAGGTTCAGCCGGAGCTCTCATCTCGGGCAACACCACCTCACCCACACCACTGAGAAGTCCTCTACCTACAAGGACTGCGGCAAGACATTCACTCACAGCGCCACCCTTCGCCAGCACCGCAGTGTGCATGGCACTGAGgagtccttcagctgcttggattGCGGCAAGAAagtcaaacacagctccagcctcagcatcCACCGCCGCATCCACACCGGAGAGCATCTTTTCCCCTGCGCTGtgtgcggcaagagcttcaccacgAGCACCTCATACATCCGGCATCAACTCATCCGCAGCGGTGAGAAACCCTACAGCTGTGCTGACTGCGACAAGAGCGTCACCTGCAGGTCTAAGCTAATCCAGCACCGTCGTGTGCATACCAGAGACAAACCTTTCACATGTCCTGACTGCGGCAAGAGTTTCACTCAGAAAGGCCACCTCAACGTGCACTGTGCCACCCACACCAGAGCTCAGCCCACACTGGAGGGGAGGCATAGAGTCACCCAGAATCTGTTGGGATAA